A stretch of DNA from Chitinivorax sp. PXF-14:
CGCGCTGGCCGAGTTCGAGCGAGAGCTGATCGCCGAGCGCACCGTAGCAGGGCTTGCGTCTGCGCGGGCACGTGGCAGGAAAGGCGGTCGGCCGTTCAAAATGACGGCAGCCAAGCTGCGCCTGGCAATGGCGGCAATGGGGCAGCCAGAAACCAAGGTCGGCGATCTGTGCCAGGAACTCGGCATCACGCGGCAGACCCTGTATCGACATATTTCCCCCAA
This window harbors:
- a CDS encoding recombinase family protein, which codes for ALAEFERELIAERTVAGLASARARGRKGGRPFKMTAAKLRLAMAAMGQPETKVGDLCQELGITRQTLYRHISPKGELRPDGERLLSRV